One segment of Antennarius striatus isolate MH-2024 chromosome 5, ASM4005453v1, whole genome shotgun sequence DNA contains the following:
- the si:dkey-19e4.5 gene encoding UBA_like_SF and PTH2 domain-containing protein isoform X1, with translation MEPSDQPGPDPGPQEVNPEFLQQLRDELDIPEEAAKQALLHTRNVSAEAAAMYYFNKLENEEEGDDDLVFKMVFVVNMDLAMGVGKVAAQVGHAAVGLYQATQEKNSWRDMAWKWDHSGAKKVVVQGTNVAHLLELQALAMSLSLPTYLVQDAGLTQVEAGSRTVLAIMGEEDMVNNVTGSLKLL, from the exons ATGGAGCCATCAGATCAGCCGGGCCCGGATCCGGGCCCTCAGGAGGTGAACCCCGAgttcctgcagcagctgagggACGAGCTGGACATCCCGGAGGAGGCAGCCAAACAG GCACTTCTTCACACACGGAACGTGTCTGCCGAGGCGGCGGCCATGTACTACTTCAACAAGCTGGAGAATGAG gaggagggAGACGACGACCTCGTGTTCAAGATGGTGTTCGTGGTGAACATGGACCTCGCCATGGGCGTCGGGAAA gtggcAGCTCAGGTGGGTCACGCTGCGGTGGGGCTGTACCAGGCCACGCAGGAGAAGAACAGCTGGAGGGACATGGCGTGGAAGTGGGACCACAGCGG AGCCAAGAAGGTGGTGGTCCAGGGCACCAACGTGGCCCACCTGCTGGAGCTGCAGGCTCTGGCCATGAGCCTCAGCCTGCCCACCTACCTGGTCCAGGATGCAGGACTCACCCAG GTGGAGGCCGGGTCCCGCACTGTCCTGGCCATCATGGGGGAGGAAGATATGGTGAATAACGTCACTGGGAGTCTCAAGCTGCTCTGA
- the si:dkey-19e4.5 gene encoding UBA_like_SF and PTH2 domain-containing protein isoform X2 yields the protein MEPSDQPGPDPGPQEVNPEFLQQLRDELDIPEEAAKQALLHTRNVSAEAAAMYYFNKLENEEGDDDLVFKMVFVVNMDLAMGVGKVAAQVGHAAVGLYQATQEKNSWRDMAWKWDHSGAKKVVVQGTNVAHLLELQALAMSLSLPTYLVQDAGLTQVEAGSRTVLAIMGEEDMVNNVTGSLKLL from the exons ATGGAGCCATCAGATCAGCCGGGCCCGGATCCGGGCCCTCAGGAGGTGAACCCCGAgttcctgcagcagctgagggACGAGCTGGACATCCCGGAGGAGGCAGCCAAACAG GCACTTCTTCACACACGGAACGTGTCTGCCGAGGCGGCGGCCATGTACTACTTCAACAAGCTGGAGAATGAG gagggAGACGACGACCTCGTGTTCAAGATGGTGTTCGTGGTGAACATGGACCTCGCCATGGGCGTCGGGAAA gtggcAGCTCAGGTGGGTCACGCTGCGGTGGGGCTGTACCAGGCCACGCAGGAGAAGAACAGCTGGAGGGACATGGCGTGGAAGTGGGACCACAGCGG AGCCAAGAAGGTGGTGGTCCAGGGCACCAACGTGGCCCACCTGCTGGAGCTGCAGGCTCTGGCCATGAGCCTCAGCCTGCCCACCTACCTGGTCCAGGATGCAGGACTCACCCAG GTGGAGGCCGGGTCCCGCACTGTCCTGGCCATCATGGGGGAGGAAGATATGGTGAATAACGTCACTGGGAGTCTCAAGCTGCTCTGA
- the plxnb1b gene encoding plexin-B1 — MPPGLVRRPSALAVPNLLPLLLLAVSWPFPSRLPIVVQGSHSSPSSLYLTFVQNDTLFEHLALHPDPSVGQVYIGARDHLFQLDRFLKLELQDDTGPITDSRDCLPPITEISCPQARLTSNHNKLLLVDPYSMELITCGSINQGICQKRRLESVDRVLFSTERPVDTQYVAANHPNVSTVGLVVRSHPDKKPVLFVGRGYTSSHPPISTRNLAQDPVFSYEETAKLAVAGRLSEYDHHFVASFAHRQHVYFLFYRRDLRSQSREYRTYVSRVCLDDQAYYSYVEVPLTCRSRTGKIYNLLQAVQLGFSKDGEVSRDSETLLGVFSTHLASSSRPSEDSALCMFNLGDVDRRINSTRDLCYTQMGKKGGQEAAYIEYEVKSNCANLPENTLDAYPCGSDHTPSPMASRMAVEAETILDSPSARLTAVAVSVRVGHTIAFLGDAKGNLHKVFLGPNGEVEEYSVTSVQKNSAINPDFILDQKEEHLFIMTHNMLQKRPVAECQQHPDCQSCLLAHDPYCGWCVLEGRCVLQSDCRRGNRPGQWLWSFDMEQQCLSVQELHPSNISRDESRRVSLSIPGLPALDEGETYSCYFLDSHSPAVIAGGGVSCHSPDPARLPMVPPGQDFLTVTLSLRFGRVAITEREFVFYDCTAVKQLSGSMPCRGCVLSQWGCNWCVHQHLCTHKPTCGEGVVIYNQHFKLPTSAPPTTKTIKAVTAPTPTTTTAAAPTTVTVTTTTPTTTTTATPVVVATTPPPTSPPAPTTPPPTTTGPEPTTPPTTTLPSTPTPPLEVATTQEEAAIAGGLVLVTDDDPETPGVATATAEPVPVTAADGLSGDPEPVMPLVIPPTDDDSSPLEVVTEAPPTDRQEAEGALSVEDPPTAPSTDWPLPTPFPAGEPDDSDPPLTSDPAQTPTHTPPPDVHTDDPEVLLWPKQEVDAHSESAVLPENDTATFSAATVLSGDGEVDPAPQAYPHLLDADSELDYQYDPADALLPGDEGSFVSWGSSACPCVEKVQGSSLLPVGVERKITLLARNLHLYQDAELDYECVLVIEGQTVVVDAYVETDDLNPTTFDITCQLHQYSYSAPAEEYNAMVYVKRRDTFHVDSPADLYVTLYDCSVGRSDCSRCHTADHKYGCVWCGGGGGGGGARCLFSHSCGEPVQQTCPAPVIHSIEPLSGLLEGGTLVTIAGSNLGQKAEDILHSVSVAGVPCAVVPSLYEVSSRIVCRTKASGGEKEGHVSVKVSGGEFGRSSQTFSYQDPFVMGMSPERGPKAGGTLLSITGRNLLTGRPADLSVTVGGVACNIASAVQSSSVRCVTGSSNQTGEQRVTLHYGASRRHLHSSSYRYTQNPNITSASPARSFLHGGRLIYVSGHNLDVVQEPRMLVTVGPPQPVTQNRRRRRETLRRTPRMVPDPSCPGDPPCSVKQFTARCEVNSSTLILCRSPTVDASVWGSKVTVEFLMDNLRFDFSRLNPQSFSYEPNPVLRPLNQQDPLKAYRHNPGSFIQLEGENLDLAISKDEVVVLVGEGVCAVKTLTRNHLYCEPPPQQPAPVANGRKREGSDSLPEFTVQMGNLNVSLGKVQYDNLSLATFPLEAQIGVGVGASIVALIVLIIVLIYRRKSKQALRDYKKVQIQLENLETSVRDRCKKEFTDLMTEMMDMSSDLVGSGIPFLDYRMYAERIFFPGHRESPLRRDLDVQECRRQTVEQGLVQLSNLLNSKLFLTKFIHTLESQRTFSPRDRAYVASLLTVALHGKLEYFTDILKTLLNDLVEQYVAKNPKLMLRRTETVVEKLLTNWMSICLYTFLRDSAGESLYMLFRAIKHQVDKGPVDAVTGKAKHTLNDNRLLREDVEYKTLTVNVLVQGGGVNETQPLPAKVLDCDTITQVKEKLLDQVYKGTSFSHRPHADSLDLEWRSGVAGHLILSDEDLTSVVQGTWKRLNTLQHYKVPDGATVALVPRHTKHIHHDNHDYVAGEKTPMLEDADEGGVRLWHLVKASEEPELPKHRRGSLRERERPKAIPEIYLTRLLSMKGTLQKFVDDLFTVILSTSRPVPLAVKYFFDLLDDQAGQHGITDPETIHIWKTNSLPLRFWINIVKNPQFIFDVQASDHVDAVLSVIAQTFMDSCTIAEHKLGRDSPINKLLYARDIPRYKQMVERYYADIRQTISASDQEMNSALAELSRNYSGELNYLVALHELYKYINKYYDQIITALEEDSTAQKMQLGYRLQQIAAAVENKVTDL; from the exons ATGCCTCCGGGATTGGTGCGTCGTCCTTCAGCGTTAGCAGTCCCAAACCTGCTGCCTCTCCTGCTGCTGGCCGTCAGCTGGCCGTTCCCCTCACGACTTCCTATTGTTGTCCAAGGATCTCACTCCTCTCCTTCAAGCCTTTACCTCACCTTTGTCCAGAATGACACTCTGTTTGAGCACCTGGCCTTGCACCCCGACCCGAGTGTCGGACAGGTCTACATCGGGGCGCGAGATCACCTGTTCCAGTTGGATCGATTCCTCAAACTTGAGCTCCAGGATGACACTGGACCCATCACTGACAGCCGGGATTGCTTACCTCCCATCACTGAGATCAGCTGCCCTCAGGCCAGACTGACAAGCAACCACAACAAGCTCCTGCTGGTCGACCCCTACTCCATGGAGCTCATCACCTGCGGGAGCATCAACCAAGGAATCTGTCAGAAGCGCCGTCTGGAGTCGGTGGACAGAGTACTTTTCTCTACAGAGAGACCGGTGGATACTCAATATGTAGCAGCTAACCACCCCAACGTGAGCACCGTGGGACTCGTGGTTCGCTCTCACCCCGACAAAAAGCCAGTGCTGTTTGTGGGTCGGGGCTACACCAGCAGCCACCCTCCGATTTCCACCCGAAACCTCGCTCAGGATCCCGTCTTTTCGTATGAGGAGACCGCCAAGTTGGCCGTGGCTGGCCGCCTCTCGGAGTATGACCATCATTTCGTAGCGTCGTTCGCCCACCGTCAGCACGTCTACTTCCTCTTCTACAGGCGGGACCTGAGATCGCAGTCGCGCGAGTACCGTACCTACGTTTCTCGCGTTTGCCTGGACGACCAGGCCTACTACTCCTACGTGGAAGTACCCTTGACCTGTCGTTCCAGGACGGGGAAAATTTACAACCTCCTGCAAGCCGTCCAACTCGGATTCTCCAAGGATGGTGAAGTGAGTCGAGACTCCGAAACGCTCCTTGGAGTCTTCTCCACTCATTTGGCTTCCTCCTCCCGACCCAGTGAGGACTCGGCGCTCTGCATGTTTAACCTTGGGGATGTGGACCGCAGGATTAACTCCACCAGAGACCTCTGCTACACCCAGATGGGTAAAAAAGGAGGACAGGAAGCAGCTTACATCGAGTACGAAGTCAAATCCAACTGTGCCAACCTGCCAGAG AACACTCTGGACGCCTACCCCTGCGGCTCGGACCACACCCCCAGCCCGATGGCCAGCAGGATGGCCGTGGAGGCCGAGACCATCCTGGACAGCCCGTCCGCCCGTCTCACCGCCGTGGCCGTCAGTGTGAGGGTGGGGCATACCATCGCCTTCCTGGGAGACGCCAAGGGGAACCTGCACAAG GTGTTCCTGGGGCCGAACggggaggtggaggagtacTCCGTCACCTCCGTCCAGAAGAACTCGGCCATCAATCCAGACTTCATCCTGGACCAGAAAGAGGAGCACCTCTTCATCATGACTCACAACATG CTCCAGAAGAGGCCGGTGGCCGAATGCCAGCAGCACCCGGACTGCCAGTCCTGTCTGCTGGCCCACGACCCCTACTGCGGCTGGTGCGTCCTGGAGGGCAG GTGCGTGTTACAGTCTGACTGTCGTCGTGGCAACCGGCCGGGCCAATGGCTGTGGAGCTTTGACATGGAGCAGCAGTGTCTGAGCGTCCAGGAGCTCCACCCCTCCAACATCAGCAGGGACGAGAGCCGAAGG GTGTCTCTGTCCATCCCGGGACTCCCGGCGCTGGACGAGGGTGAAACCTACTCCTGCTACTTCCTGGACAGCCACAGTCCTGCCGTCATCGCTGGAGGCGGGGTCAGCTGCCACTCCCCCGACCCCGCCCGACTACCCATGGTGCCTCCGGGACAAG ACTTCCTCACCGTCACGCTGTCGCTGCGCTTCGGCCGCGTCGCCATCACCGAGAGGGAGTTCGTCTTCTACGACTGCACGGCGGTGAAGCAGCTGTCCGGCAGCATGCC TTGCCGTGGTTGCGTTTTGAGCCAATGGGGGTGTAACTGGTGCGTCCACCAACACCTGTGTACCCACAAGCCCACCTGTGGGGAGGGGGTGGTCATCTACAACCAGCAC TTTAAACTCCCCACCTCGGCTCCGCCCACAACCAAAACCATTAAAGCCGTCACGGcgcccacccccaccaccaccaccgccgccgccccGACGACCGTCACCGTGACGACCACCACGCCAACGACGACGACGACTGCAACTCCGGTTGTTGTCGCGACGACACCCCCTCCGACCAGTCCCCCCGCCCCCACGACTCCTCCCCCCACGACGACCGGCCCCGAGCCGACAACCCCGCCCACCACCACGCTGCCGTccaccccgacccccccactAGAGGTCGCCACCACACAGGAAGAGGCAGCGATAgcgggggggctggtgttggtCACCGACGACGACCCCGAGACGCCAGGCGTCGCCACGGCAACGGCGGAGCCGGTGCCTGTCACCGCCGCCGACGGTCTGAGCGGCGATCCGGAACCCGTGATGCCTCTGGTGATCCCGCCCACTGATGATGACTCCTCCCCCCTGGAGGTGGTgacagaggctccgcccaccgaCCGCCAGGAAGCCGAGGGCGCTCTGAGTGTGGAGGACCCGCCCACCGCGCCCTCCACCGATTGGCCGCTGCCCACGCCCTTCCCCGCGGGTGAGCCGGACGACTCCGACCCCCCTCTGACCTCCGACCCCGCCCAGACGCCCACTCACACGCCCCCCCCAGACGTCCACACCGACGACCCCGAGGTGCTCCTCTGgcccaaacaggaagtcgaCGCCCACTCGGAAAGCGCCGTCCTCCCGGAAAATGACACCGCCACCTTCTCGGCCGCCACCGTGCTGTCAGGGGACGGCGAGGTGGACCCCGCCCCCCAGGCGTACCCCCACCTGCTGGACGCCGACTCTGAGCTGGACTACCAGTACGACCCGGCCGACGCCCTCCTCCCG ggggacGAGGGCTCGTTTGTCAGCTGGGGGTCGTCTGCGTGTCCCTGCGTGGAGAAGGTTCAGGGTTCGTCGCTGCTGCCGGTCGGAGTGGAGAGGAAGATCACGCTGCTGGCTCGCAACCTGCACCTGTACCAG GACGCGGAGCTGGACTACGAGTGTGTGCTGGTGATCGAGGGCCAGACGGTGGTGGTGGACGCCTACGTGGAGACGGACGACCTCAACCCGACGACCTTTGACATCACCTGTCAGCTGCACCAG TACTCCTACTCCGCCCCGGCGGAGGAGTACAACGCCATGGTGTACGTGAAGCGGCGGGACACCTTCCACGTGGACAGTCCTGCCGATCTGTACG TGACGCTGTACGACTGCTCCGTCGGACGCTCCGACTGCAGCCGCTGCCACACGGCCGACCACAAGTACGGCTGCGTGTGGTgcggcgggggcgggggcggcggcggcgcccgCTGCCTCTTCTCACACTCCTGCGGCGAACCGGTGCAGCAGACGTGCCCCGCCCCCGTCATCCACTCG ATCGAGCCGCTGTCGGGCCTCCTGGAGGGGGGCACCCTGGTGACCATCGCCGGGTCCAACCTGGGCCAGAAGGCGGAGGACATCCTACACTCCGTGTCGGTCGCCGGCGTCCCCTGCGCCGTCGTCCCCTCCCTCTATGAGGTGTCGTCAAG GATCGTGTGCAGGACCAAAGCCAGCGGGGGGGAGAAGGAGGGACACGTGTCGGTTAAAGTCAGCGGGGGGGAGTTCGGCCGCTCCAGCCAGACCTTCAgctaccag GACCCCTTTGTGATGGGGATGTCCCCTGAACGCGGACCCAAAGCGGGGGGGACGCTCCTGTCCATCACGGGGAGGAACCTGCTGACGGGACGACCTGCTGACCTCAGCGTCACcgtggggggcgtggcctgcaACAT agcctcGGCGGTGCAGAGCTCCAGCGTTCGCTGCGTGACAGGAAGTAGTAACCAGACGGGCGAGCAGCGGGTTACCCTCCACTACGGCGCCAGCCGGCGAcacctccactcctcctcctacCGCTACACCCAGAACCCCAACATCACCTCCGCCTCCCCCgccaggagcttcctgca cggcGGGCGGCTGATCTACGTGTCGGGACACAACCTGGACGTGGTCCAGGAGCCCCGCATGCTGGTGACGGTGGGCCCCCCCCAGCCCGTCACCCAgaaccggaggaggaggagggagacgtTGCGACGGACACCCCGGATGGTTCCCGACCCCTCCTGCCCCGGAGACCCCCCCTGCTCCGtcaaacag TTCACGGCGCGTTGTGAGGTCAACTCCTCCACCCTCATCCTGTGTCGCTCCCCCACCGTCGATGCCTCCGtctgggggtcaaaggtcaccgtGGAGTTCCTGATGGACAACCTGCGCTTCGACTTCAGCCGCCTGAACCCCCAGAGCTTCAGCTACGAGCCCAACCCGGTGCTGCGGCCCCTGAACCAGCAGGACCCCCTGAAGGCCTACCGGCACAACCCGGGCAGCTTCATCCAGCTGGAG GGCGAGAACCTGGACCTGGCCATCTCCAAGGACGaggtggtggtgctggtgggggaGGGCGTGTGCGCCGTCAAGACCCTGACCCGGAACCACCTGTACTGCGAGCCCCCGCCCCAGCAGCCGGCGCCGGTGGCCAACGGCAGGAAGCGCGAGGGCTCCGACAGTCTCCCAGAGTTCACT gtcCAGATGGGGAACCTGAACGTCTCTCTGGGGAAAGTTCAGTACGACAACCTGAGCCTCGCCACCTTCCCCCTGGAGGCCCAGATCGGGGTCGGCGTGGGGGCGTCCATCGTGGCGCTGATCGTCCTCATCATCGTGCTCatctacag GAGGAAGAGTAAACAGGCCCTGAGGGACTACAAGAAGGTCCAGAtccagctggagaacctggagaccAGCGTGAGAGACCGCTGCAAGAAGGAGTTCACAG ACCTGATGACGGAAATGATGGACATGTCCAGCGACCTGGTCGGCTCCGGAATCCCGTTCCTCGACTATCGGATGTACGCCGAACGCATTTTCTTCCCCGGCCACCGGGAGTCGCCGCTGAGGCGCGACCTGGACGTCCAGGAGTGTCGGCGGCAGACGGTGGAGCAGGGCCTGGTGCAGCTGTCCAACCTGCTGAACAGCAAGCTCTTCCTCACCAAG TTCATCCACACCTTGGAGAGCCAGAGGACGTTCTCGCCCAGGGACCGGGCCTACGTGGCGTCGCTGCTAACGGTGGCGCTGCACGGCAAACTGGAGTATTTCACCGACATCCTGAAGACGCTCCTCAACGACCTGGTGGAGCAGTACGTGGCCAAGAACCCCAAGCTGATGCTGAGACG GACGGAGACGGTGGTGGAGAAGCTGTTGACCAACTGGATGTCCATTTGTCTCTACACGTTCCTCAGG GACTCGGCGGGGGAGTCGCTCTACATGCTCTTCCGCGCCATCAAGCACCAGGTGGACAAGGGACCGGTGGACGCCGTCACCGGCAAGGCCAAGCACACCCTGAACGACAACCGCCTGCTGCGGGAGGATGTGGAGTACAAGACCCTG ACAGTGAACGTCTTGGTGCAGGGCGGAGGCGTGAACGAGACCCAGCCGCTTCCCGCCAAGGTGTTGGACTGCGACACCATCacccaggtgaaggagaagcTGCTGGACCAGGTGTACAAGGGCACCTCCTTCTCCCACCGGCCCCACGCCGACTCGCTGGACCTTG AGTGGCGGTCTGGTGTCGCCGGTCATCTCATCCTGTCGGACGAGGACCTGACGTCTGTGGTTCAGGGCACCTGGAAACGCCTCAACACCCTGCAGCACTACAAG GTCCCTGATGGAGCGACGGTAGCGCTCGTACCTCGTCACACCAAACAcattcaccatgacaaccatgACTACGTGGCCGGAGAGA AGACGCCGATGCTGGAGGATGCGGACGAGGGCGGAGTCAGACTGTGGCACCTCGTGAAGGCCAGCGAGGAGCCGGAGCTGCCCAAACACCGCAGGGGAAGCCTGAGGGAGAGGGAGCGACCCAAGGCCATCCCCGAGATCTACCTGACCCGCCTGCTGTCCATGAAG gGGACGCTGCAGAAGTTCGTGGACGATCTGTTCACGGTTATCCTCAGCACCAGCCGACCCGTCCCGCTGGCGGTCAAGTACTTCTTCGACCTGCTGGATGACCAGGCAGGACAACACGGCATCACCGACCCGGAGACCATCCACATTTGGAAGACCAACAG TCTGCCTCTGCGTTTCTGGATCAACATCGTGAAGAACCCCCAGTTCATCTTCGACGTCCAGGCGTCCGACCACGTGGACGCCGTGCTGTCCGTCATCGCCCAGACCTTCATGGACTCTTGCACCATCGCCGAGCACAAGCTGGGGCGG GACTCGCCCATCAACAAGCTGCTGTACGCCAGAGACATCCCCCGCTACAAGCAGATGGTCGAGAG GTACTACGCTGACATCAGACAGACCATCTCAGCCAGCGACCAGGAGATGAACTCTGCTCTGGCTGAACTGTCCAGG AACTATTCTGGAGAGCTGAACTACTTGGTGGCGCTGCACGAGTTGTACAAGTACATCAACAAATACTACGACCAG atCATCACGGCGCTGGAGGAAGACTCCACGGCCCAGAAGATGCAGCTCGGCTACAGACTGCAGCAGATCGCGGCGGCGGTGGAGAATAAAGTCACCGACTTGTGA